DNA from Macadamia integrifolia cultivar HAES 741 chromosome 12, SCU_Mint_v3, whole genome shotgun sequence:
atgagGATTCTCTTCTGAGCAGATTCTTCAGGGAACGTTTTATCAAGGAAGATGGGTCGTTGTGAAGGGGATATAAGTCTTCATCTATATGGCCGGGCTTGAAAAGAGTTTGGAGTTTCGTTGCAAAGAACGAGCAATGGATTCtgggaaatgggaaaaaaattgatttttggttaGATAGATGGATTGACAATCAATCTATCGCTGAGAAGACAAACTTGGAGCCGGTTTTTTTCTCagatataaaagaaaaagtttaTGATTTCATATGCCAAGCCGCCTGGGACCTCCCTCATGTGGAGTCGGTTTTACTTGCTGAAATTTGGGAGAAAGCTAAACGTATTCACATCCAAGGTGTGAACGACAAATGTTTTTGGCGATTGACCTCTTCAGGTATCTTCTCTATTAAATCTGCCtgggaagaaaatagagaaaaatatcagAAAGTGAGTTGGTTTTCTCTTATATGGAACTCATCTAACCAACCAAGACAAGCTGTTTTTGCTTGGCGGTTAGTTCAAAATAGATTACCAATAGATGAAAATGTTTCTCGTCGTGGAGTACAAATGGCTTCTCGGTGCAGTTTGTGTggtaaagatgaagaatcaatgTCTCACTTATTTTATAACTGTGAATTTGCTCGTAGTTTGTGGAGAGCTTTTTGTGAAGGCTTCGATGTGCAATGAAAACCTTATATGGACATGCTTTCTTTTATTGCATGGTGGAAACAAACAGCAAAGAATCTCCATTTTAAAAAGGTGTGGATTACTGGATTTTCCCTGGTTCCTAGTATCATATGGCAGGAAAGGAATGCAAGAATTTTTGAGGGGGTCTCCAAATCATCTAGACACTGTTTCGCCATGATTAAAAGTGAAATCAGCCTCCAGATGACTGCTGCTACAGGGTCTCCTCTTTCATTTAGTTCCTTAATGTGTGCCAAACGATTGGGGATCTCTAGGGTGCGATACAAACCAAGAGaggtaatggaaattttttggtgtcctccCCAAAGGGGATGGGTGAAGCTAAACTCAGATGGAtgctctttgggaaatccaggaAAAGCAGGTGCGGGTGGAGTATTTCGGAATGAAAATTCAGAAATATTACAGTCTTTCAGAACTTTTCTTGGtgtccacacaaattttgaagccGAGATGATAGCTGTTATTACTGGGCTGGAATTTGCAAGAGATATGGGTATTACTcatttgtggattgagtgtgactcaGTAGCTGTAGTTTTACTTATATCTAAGGGAAGAATCCCTTGGGTTTGTCTTCAAAGGTGGATGAGTTTAACCTCCTATTTGAACTCTCTTACCTAGAAAATCACTCACTGTATGCGGGAAGCAAATCCTGTGGCTGATTTCTTGGCAAAAACAGCAGcaaaattcaaagtttcttctcctatccAATCCTGGCCTGCGCTGATTGCTATAGAGTTGGAAGTGGATGGTCAATCTCGGCCTAGATACCGCTTCTTTTAATGTattctgttcttttttatttccaatttttgtgatttggtttctgttgtgagttctttctctgctgatggcaatgccgaaggtggagtagacTTTTCCAGATTCCAAATGTGTTATtgtttttgtatattctttttccccttcttttaatacaatgaatttttagcaaaaaaaaaaaaggtatcaaCAACACTTTGATCTATGGATACCTGCATACACAAATAAACTTTATTCAAGTTTTAACATCATATTAACCTTTTGTGGTGAGCAAATAAGGTAATTTGGATTACAAGAGCATATAAGCATATTTATTAACCCGATTTAAAATCCTTCCACTCGGAGtagattcaaaaaataataagggAGCACGAAAAATGCATAAatgaattttgttgaagaataGAGTTGATGTCTTGTATCCAATAGTTGTAATGAGCATGGACCTTATAAGTACACAAAGAGAACTTCCAAGGGTTAAAGCGACATAAATAAAGAGGAGTTTTGATTGTCTAATATGAGGTCTCACATCTTCTGAAACGGGAGTAGCTAACACCATCTAATAACTACTAACAATCAGAAGAAgttgaaaaagaatttgaacCAATAATATCAATGGTACAAAAACCCCTCTATATGCAGCGGTAACATATTTCCAATAGACTGAAAGACTAATTGCAccattttccctcttcttttcttggatAAGTTGCTCTTCTAGCCCAACCTGGTTctctattttgttgtttttggaTTCCCCTTCCTCATCATCTTGAGTAGACTTCTTACTATACAACATAATAGTATCTACCTCATCATTAACTCAATTATCCAAAGCAGCCACACATTCGATAGAATTAATTTTTGTCAAAGCTTTCTTATGTGCACCCATTAATTCCATAAAGTCAGTTCCTAAACTAaaaatttcttcatattttcctGCTTGAGTAATCCGTCCATCTCTCATAACCTACCAAATAAGAGAAGGTAAATAATTGTTCTTAAACCAGATTTAGGGACTTCAAATTGGGAAGGGAAAATGGCATATTCTTACCAGGATAAGATTAGCAGAACGTAAAAACTCTATTAATTGGTGAGTAACATAAATTATTGTTTTTGAAGCCAAAATTCCTAATAAACATTCCTGCCAACAAAAATTTAGATGTTCACATTTAGGAACTAAAAAATAATATCTAGCTACTTAAAAGAGATAAATAGTTATACAtactaatatatttattttcctaatgtAAGTAATATAAAAAGCATAAATTAAGGAGATGCAGAACTTAATATCATGTGTCTATCTATCTTGTTTTTTTAGACGTCAATAACAACcttaaattaatttttagaGCAAACTTACTTTCCAACGAACAAAATTGTAATGTAgataatgaaatatatatagTTTCAATCaaatttcatcaaagaaaactTTGGAAGTAGAGATCAAAGGAAACTACCTTAAAAAGATGAGTTCTTGTGTGCACATCCACAGCACTAAAAGGATCATCAAGCAAATAAATATCCGCATCATGGTATAAAGCACGTACAGTCTGAATTCTTTGCTTCTGCCCTCCACTCAGGTTGATCCCCCTTTCCCCTATAATAGTCTGGTCCCCAAAGGCACAAAATTCAAGGTCCTTCTTCAATGAACATGCTTCAAAGATCATCTCATACCTCCTCTCATCCATCTCTTTACCAAACAATATATTGTCTATTAGTTTTCCACTCTATATCCAAGGTGATTGTGAAACATAGGCTTTTTTACCATTCAACTTAATTGTTCCAGATACTATCGGCACTTCTCCCAATATACTAGAAAGTAAGCTTGACTTGCCTGACCCAACTGAACCACAAATAGCCACTCTCATACTGTGATACACTTGAAAATTAAGATATTTCAATGTTAGAGTAGGGGAATGAAGATCCCAAGCGAAATTACCCTCGACTATCTCAATTGCAACTTGGGCACTATCTCTTGGAAGCTTTTGTATTATATTCGGATGAAATTCATCAAGACAGAGGAATGAGACTATCATATCAAGAGAAACTTTAGTTTGAATTACCATGGATATTGTATCTGGAAGATTATAAATGGGCCCTTGGAGTATCTCAAATGTTGCAAGTGCAGATAGAATCTTCCCTGACTCAAACGGAATTCTCGTAAAgatacaaaacccaaaagtaaccatggACAAAAGCATGGGAACAGATAAGTAGACAAAGACAGTCATAGCTGATGTATAAACTAACTTCTTTAACCATCTTGTTTCAAAGCTCCTGAGTTCAACTATCATAGCCAAGAACTTCATCTCCCAACCTTGGAGCTTGAGAATCCTTATATTTCTCAGAGCCTCAGATGTTACCTTCATCCTTTGATCCTTTGAATCCATTAACTTCCCTTGAAATTTCTCTTGTAGTTTTCCTAGTGGAATATTTACCAACATTAAAATCAATCTGGTAACAAAAGCCACAAGTGAAGCAAGCCCAATGCGCTTGTACAAGATCAATAATGCTAGAACAACCTGAAGAGGAACCTTCCATATATAGTGCAAGTACCAACTGAAAAGGCTAGTCCTCTCAACATCAACACTCATTAAATTAATGTTCTCTCCACTACTGTGGACTTGCTTTGATTGGTTTGAAAGCTTGAGACCTTTGTTATAGATTATAGCAAATAAGGTAGCACGGATCCTAATTGCCATCTTTCGTAGTAGAAAGGACAAATGTCTATCAGAAAGGCCATTTATGagctttgaaagaaagaaaataaacactagTGTATAGCCTTCGTAGTTTAGTTGGTGAGGACTATTGTGATATTGAACAAAAGCAAAAATAAGATATGGCCCAACATAAGAAGCCAGTGTGCGTATAATGGAGAATAGAGCGGTCCATAAAATTTCTTTCCACAATGAGAAACCCAATGCCTTCCCCAACTTGAGTGTGCTTACCTGACCACCTTTACCACTGCCATTAGCATCAGAATcaagtttatttctaaaatgacTGAAGACCGAATTGGCACTATCAGGATTAGCAAGTTGAGGAATATCTTTAAGGTCTAGTGTTTTCTTACACCCGAGTGCAAGCAAAGGGCCCATCCAAGTGAGAGTAAAAATACTAAGAAGACTGGCATTTGCATAAGGAGTCACACTCTCTCCACCAATACTTGATCCTTGTCCATCATCACAATTGTTATGATTTGAACTACTTTCCAACAGAGGCTCCAAAAGATGGagatcttctccttctctcccatTGCCAAACAACCCGGTACACCAAAAGGAAAGACTAGCAATAATGGATACAACATTAGTGAACCATAGTAAGAGTGGTAAAGAGGAATGTTTCCAATATAAACTGAGATGTATAACAAGATAGAAACAAGACATTAGGAAGTAGAAGACCCATGTAGGAAAAGGATTGCAACAGGCTGTGAAAAGAACATCCAAATATTCATATCATTCCTTAATTCTTCAGAAGCATCCATATTTAcaaatttccttttcttctgtttGTAATTTGATGGCTTATCTCAATTAAGTCCAATGCAAATCCTACAAGCTTTACCACATTTTGAATTGAGGTAGACTCATTTATAAAGATGTCGTGTCTAGACCAATATTGGAGTCTTAATATCACTGAAATGTAGTTGAACCTGTAAATGAACAGGCAAAATAAAATTGTTTGAGAATATATATAAGGAGCTAAAGAATTATTAAAAATCTTAACATAGAGTAGCCATtttgcaagaagaaaaaaaaaaaaacacctttcCAAGGCTATCAATTAGTCTGCTAATAAGGATTTTGACTATGAATTTGTAAATGATGTTATAAAGAGATGGGCTACAATCAAGAATAGGTTCCAGCCCAAGAACCTTGGGAGAGGTTATCTTTTGTAAGGCAGCCGACTTGTTTGGCTTGCAGGACTTAATGGCAACAATGATCTCTTCAGGGCAACACCATTAATTTCTACTCTTAAGAGAGGAAATGATCTAGTTCtctgagaaaagagagagagagagaggtgcaccTTGACGAAGAAGCTTCAAATTATTCAGTGTATATGAGTGGTGAACGTTAAATTTCTTTCATCTCCTGATTGTCCTCAACAAACTTGGAAGCGCAGGGGGAGTTTTTCCTAATTACGAAAGATTGAAAGGAAATGGGCGTCTCTCTATGAGTTGGCCCCTCAGCTTGCTTCCTGAGAAAGAGGAAATGGCTGGTTCGCCCTTATTCTCTGGAAGGAACATACTTCCTGGGAAAGAGGAAAATGGCTGGTCCGCCCATATTCTCTGGAAGGTACATATTTCCTGGGAAATAGGAAAGTGGTTTgtgcatggttctaagtatcgatATCAGATCGACTGTATTATATCAGCGTCTAAATATGATTCGAGTCAAATCCTCTGCTGCTTTTTAGCATCAGATTCCCTCTCATGTCCTGCTTTTCAGCTACTTCAGTCATGGTGATCTGCTCAAAATCTGCATTAGAAACTTTCTCTATGATAACACTTACCTCTGAAAATCAGATTCCAAGACCCTTTTTGTTAAGGTCTGTGAAGAACTCAGGTTCTTCAAGGTGATCAACCATGGCATCCCAATGGAGTTTATCTCCAATTTAGAATCTAGCTAAAGCTGTTAACTTCTCCTCACCACCACTTGAGAAAGAGAAAGTGGACCCTTCTAATCCATTTGGGCATGGAAGCATGAAAAATGGATCAAACATGCAGTGACATTTTGAAAAAGATTATCTCTAAGAATTGCTTTAATATGGGATTTTTCTTGATATTTTGATTTCAGGTAATAAGCAATCAAAACATTGTCTTTATTTATCCTCCAAATAGAATGAGCAGTAACATGTAACGCAAACATAGAACTAGAAGAAGATAATCAAAATTAATCTTCAAATGTTGCTCAACCTAGAGTCTTTGTCCAAACCATTCCATTCTCGATTATCCAATGACAGACTTCAATTAGTCCAGGGCCAAAACCCAACAGCTTAAAAGCAATATGGTCTGGACTCCAAGTTGATGTGTCATAGTGGCATGCCACGATCACatgattcactttcttcttAGCATATATATCAACTACAAATACTTTTACTTTCTGTATAACATGGCAATAATAGACTTGAAATGGGAATGGTTGACTATGACATATGGCTGGTGGTTCAGAGAGGTTTCCATGGATGAGTTTCAAAGCTTCAATTGTGGCATTCTCATAAGATCCTTCAATGCTCCTAGTACTCCATATGCGTAAATGGTGCCCTAATTTctcaacaacaaaatcaataAGATCCTCGACAGAAATCACACAGCTTCTCTGCTCACCTCGAGTGGGACTCTTCTCACATATCCTGAGGGTGAGTTTGTACTCATCCATGTCTGACTCATCCACCACACCAAAAAGCTTCTTCAGTTCCTTGATCTGGGCaaagtaaaatgggatttttgacACTAGAGATCACGGCAAGAACGATTTATATGACATTGGATCCCTAAGATCAGGAACATGTATGGAACTTCCCTTTTGCACCATTGACTCACGAAAATATGACAATCCCCCTCGAATGGCACTTGAGAGAGGTATTTCTTTTGGGAGGTCATCATATTTCACTTTGAAAGCATTTGGCCACTTGGCTACTGGTGGCAGGTTCGGATCATCCATTGTCTTTTTCATCAGTGCATTTGTGGAACAAGCAGCATTAGCCTGCTCACAGAATGAGGGTAGGTAGGAAGGTAGTATGTTTTCCTCCATAAGTTTCATAAATGATGCTGCCTGATGGAGGCTTAATGGAGAAGCCTTTGCTGCTAACCAATGTGGAGGGTGTGGAAGATCAATATGCTCTTTCCAATATTGTGAGAAAGCATTTTCAGCTCGAGAACCCTACAAtttcatgggaaaaaaattacaatcaaATAATAAAgataaaacaagaacaagcaacaACCACTTTCAAATGAATGGATGATGGAAAGACATCGATTTTCTTACACTAAAGTATGCTACTATCAAATGTCCAAGCAAGAGAATGGGATGCATCATGGTGGAATTGAAGAGTCTGTGCTTTTGTGGGAAATGGTTGGGTTCTTTGTTTGGGGGGGCGAGTTTCAATTTATGAGAAAAGTCTGTGCACACCATCGGGTTGCCTAGATTTGTGTCATTCTCACTCCCCCACCCCATGGAAAAGATGCCCATGCTCATATGTTTTTTGCGCTGCCATTGGTTGTGCCCAATCTTCTCCCTTAATTCAAATAAAGGGAAAGTTTGTTTtatccactaaaaaaaaaatgtttccaacTGATTACCACCTTTGTTGATGCCGAATTTCATTGACTTAATTGCCCTTTGTCTTGTTTCATTAGATAAATGAAGACAGTGGCAAAATTGAAATGTGATGCGATTTAGTCTTGACTAATTAAATAAATTGCAACTTTTACCAAACTAGTTTGCCAAGTAAATTGCAACCAACTCTATTTTCctattctttcttatttctcaTTTACTTCTTCACTCCCACCTTTTTCTCCTTTCCATCATAGTCTCCCACCATTTTTCATTAGAGCCTTATTTTGCCATGTGATAAAATCCAATATGCCCCAAACTAAACAATCAATTAGGGGACTAAACCCTTACCTACCCACAAATTTGGGCATCACTTAATCATTTGCCACATGGTTATATTTTTGTGCGATGAAGAAACCTTGCTCTGGTAAGGCAGCTTAGTTAAAACTTAAATTTTGATGGACATGATCTATATAATATCTATAAGAACATTCATCCATTTGCAAGGTTGCAGCTCAATATGCTCTTCCCACTTGGAGATATGTCACAAAATTTGATTGAAAACTCAACTTTAAAAGACTTGGCAAACCCTTGAAATTAAAAGGTTGAAACATGGTGGGCCAATAGTAGATTTACATGGCTAGTCCAAATTCAAAAGTGACTTGTCCATAAAAGAATCAATTTCAATAGAGGAACCTTTCATATGCTTAGATATTGGGTGGTTTTGACTAAGTGaaccattaaaaaatatataaaattattaaGAGAAATTAGGTGTTAACCCATTGGACTTGCCATGTTTTCTTGTATGATCTTCAATCACATGGGATCTAAAATTTTTGTGATTGGTAGGCCTCATTATGTAGGTAGAGTAAGGTCGGGTAATAGCTTTGTCATTCCCAAGGCATTGCAAAGTTAGCAACTCCATACCATACTCCATTGAtaacatttttcatatattaTTCCATCTACAAGAGCCCCTATTCATCAAAGAAAAGGTATTTACTGTCCAAAGAAGTTTACTATGGAAACTTTATAAAACAATCAAATTATTATATTCACTTTTACAATTACATCCACTAAAAAATAACATATGCATATACAATCCAAAATGTTGTgaggtaaaaaaaattaaaaattaaaattaaaattaaaaattaaaaattacaagGGTAATTAGTTCAAATGAAAAAcagagaaggaaacaaaaaaaaaatcacgaaAAGACCTTAAACTTCCCCATTTTAAATGTTATAGATCGTTTAATTTCTCTAACATTCCTAACTTATCAAAAATTAGAATGTTAGAAATTTAAAACAAAACGCATTAATCAAAATTTGATGTCCTAAAGTATTATTTAGTTAAGgctatctttttctttcatgaaGAATCTCAGTCATACATTTTTTAGGTCAGAATAATCACCCACATGGTTGGCTATGGGGGTAGTTCAAATTACCAGTCTA
Protein-coding regions in this window:
- the LOC122094783 gene encoding probable non-intrinsic ABC protein 5; translation: MDERRYEMIFEACSLKKDLEFCAFGDQTIIGERGINLSGGQKQRIQTVRALYHDADIYLLDDPFSAVDVHTRTHLFKECLLGILASKTIIYVTHQLIEFLRSANLILVMRDGRITQAGKYEEIFSLGTDFMELMGAHKKALTKINSIECVAALDN
- the LOC122094784 gene encoding ABC transporter C family member 3-like encodes the protein MGPLLALGCKKTLDLKDIPQLANPDSANSVFSHFRNKLDSDANGSGKGGQVSTLKLGKALGFSLWKEILWTALFSIIRTLASYVGPYLIFAFVQYHNSPHQLNYEGYTLVFIFFLSKLINGLSDRHLSFLLRKMAIRIRATLFAIIYNKGLKLSNQSKQVHSSGENINLMSVDVERTSLFSWYLHYIWKVPLQVVLALLILYKRIGLASLVAFVTRLILMLVNIPLGKLQEKFQGKLMDSKDQRMKVTSEALRNIRILKLQGWEMKFLAMIVELRSFETRWLKKLVYTSAMTVFVYLSVPMLLSMVTFGFCIFTRIPFESGKILSALATFEILQGPIYNLPDTISMVIQTKVSLDMIVSFLCLDEFHPNIIQKLPRDSAQVAIEIVEGNFAWDLHSPTLTLKYLNFQVYHSMRVAICGSVGSGKSSLLSSILGEVPIVSGTIKLNGKKAYVSQSPWI
- the LOC122094785 gene encoding polygalacturonase-1 non-catalytic subunit beta-like — its product is MEENILPSYLPSFCEQANAACSTNALMKKTMDDPNLPPVAKWPNAFKVKYDDLPKEIPLSSAIRGGLSYFRESMIKELKKLFGVVDESDMDEYKLTLRICEKSPTRGEQRSCVISVEDLIDFVVEKLGHHLRIWSTRSIEGSYENATIEALKLIHGNLSEPPAICHSQPFPFQVYYCHVIQKVKVFVVDIYAKKKVNHVIVACHYDTSTWSPDHIAFKLLGFGPGLIEVCHWIIENGMVWTKTLG